A window of Triplophysa dalaica isolate WHDGS20190420 chromosome 12, ASM1584641v1, whole genome shotgun sequence genomic DNA:
atactgtaaaataataaacattattaataaatgaataaacagatgtatactaaaataaaaacatatttatacagaatatttCAGTGCAATGCAAAACGTTACATCAAAACgttacacaaaatatgcaagTGGACAAACctacatttaataaaaccatTATAGCTGCAAGCTGAAAATATTGGGTCTCAGGCACTATTTAACACAACAAGTAAACACAagtcacaaaaaaaacaatttattgatCAATATTACTGATCAATGCTTTTGATATTCCTAAGAATCTTGTTTGAATGGTAAAAGTTTCTCATCTTCAGTTCTTCAGTCATTACGCTGAAATGTTCTTTTAGATGTTCTCAGAACAGAACTTCTGTTCCGATTTAGTCAGAAAAAGCTTAAGAGGAGGAATTGATCATGATTGTTCCAGCATCTATTGTCACACACACTGCACTTCTGCTTTTTTACTTCTTTAATTCTATTAAGATCTGACAGAAAACCTTCCGTGAGCAAGCGTTGGACATATTTAGAAATCACAGAAGATGATGCAGATATCTCCAGGAACGgctgaatgattgacagaatgaTTGAAGGTCAATGATCAATGTTTCTgattctgtttctctctgtgaaTGAGCAAAATCAGAACCGCAGCGATGATCATGTCCATCAGCGTCACACACAACACCATGACCTCCATCTGTACAACACACAAACGTGTGTCATATATTTTAGATAGAGGTCTGTTAAGATAGATTAACTTAAAtacatacttaaaaaatgacAGCACTTTACATTCACTAAATTAACCTTACAATGAGAAATACATTATAGCCACATTTgttaatctttttatttaactttattgcTTATCTACTAACAGATACACCTTTTGGTttgaaatgtgttaaattaGCCATAACTAAGATTACCAAATGCTGCAATTGTTCATTGATTGCTTATGTTAACTAATGCATTAGGCAATGTAAGCAAAAACAAggtatgaataaaataaataatactgtaaGAATAAGTATAAAGCATTATTGTTCATAGATACAGAATAATTCAGAGTTATTAAAAATACCTTATAATGAATTTCATATGAGCTGTTTGTACCAAGATCAATAGATAACAGGATCACTCCAACCGCAGAAACAATCAAACATCCAATATTGGCGACGAAACACGTCTGAAACAAATCAACTGATGGTTActtgtaaaaaatacatgtagttatgaaaaatatttatttgtgcgTGTGCATGTACACATTTGTTTGAATAATATTCACTAACTTTTAGAAGTTCTGGGTGGCGGTACAGAACATTACACAAGATTCctgtaaaaataaactgcaaataaaaatgagagtgcatcttttaaatgttttatatatttgtgtatttctaAAATGCGTCACAAAGGCAttcattaataattcaaatCTCTGCACTTTTCCAAAATGTCACAACATGCAGCTCACCAGTATTCCAGTAACGATGGGAACTCTGAATAAAGTCAGAAAGATAGAATGCATTTCAACAGACGCTGCAAACACGACTCCTATTCCCACACTCAAGATTCCACTGGAGGCCTGAACAGCCTGAAGACACACAAGCATTTACAAtcacacacataacacaacacaacacaacacaatgagtGATGTTTGAAGGTGTCGTACGGCACAGCTCGCCGGTCCCTTCTTCAGAAAGTTGTGCAGAACCGGTTTGATTCCAGGTAGAGGTTCACTGGCGCGATAATACTTCACCAACGGCTGGTGATCTGAACGTCTGCCGTCTGCAGAATCCTCGTGATGCTGAACATCCATCTCAATATGTGCGCTGGCCATCTGAAGTGATGGAACGATTCTCTGAAAATATCTACAAACCACAAACATATCAGACAAACTAAACTGGTCAACCTATTTCCCTCAATGTTCTATTTCTACAAGGTTCTCTCTGGACCGGTATGCTTCCATAAAGAATCATCCACACAAACTTTCTGTTGCATAAACGTTTCATTGCAGAAGAAGATTCTTTACACTTTTGAAAAGTAAGAAAACTTGAGGAAAAATCTAGTTCTTTTATGTGGTTCTTCTGCATCACATACTGTACCTTTATTGTCAAGAGTGTACAGATCATCTATGTTATGTTGACatggtttattttttagacaAGAAAATGTGTGTCTGCTTGCATGAACTGActgaaaacaaaatgctttgAACCCACAGTTGGGAATGAACAAACTCATCAGCAGGTTTAAATGAATCCACAGAATTAATGTTTAACCAATCATAAGTCAAAACTATTTTAGATTGTGATCATCTGGAATGATAAGGAAACATTAAACTGGACAGTTTTAATAGAAAACTTCGAAAACATAAGTTTGGTGAAACTAAATATTGAGGACCTGTGAATTGGTGGTAGATTTAAAGAAGTGAATTCAAAGGATTGGAAATATTGACTCCAAATACTCTTTGTAGCCGCAAAATAAGCTATTACTGTAAATTGGCTCAAGAAAGAACCACCAACCTACAGTAAATGGTTTTCTTTACTTAgagaaatatagaaaaaattaCACATGCTCTTAGAATGCAGCAGGTCCTATTTCCAAAAAAGATGTGCTCCTTGGTCGGTCATAATTGCTTTAGAATGGGATTAAGGTCAAgatatatttcaaatatgaCTCCTCTCCTTTTGGTTAGAATTTTGTTGGTTTAATTAACCATTCCGTTTTCAACCCAGGAAACGGAAGAATTTATTCACttatttgtgcagttttttatttttttttaatattacttttgtttaaaacaagtttGTTAGTGAATTTAGCAAGACTGTAACCTAAAGCATGAAAACATGTGATCCAGGTCTGGGTTTGTTACTaaagaaatactgtaaaaatgataaCAAGAATGATAAAAATTGAGTCGTGATAAATGACATTTGGTTTGCGCATCTTGGTTTGAAATGCTTTCAAAGTTCTTGATTCTCCAAAGCATTACTagtttacatttcattaataCTTTAAATTGAAACACATATCTCAATCATTGTAAAACTATATTAAAGCATATCATTCtcagtatatttatatatatatattaggataaatatgattttataagTGTCTTACCGGCAGTGTCTGTCTTCCGTATTTCACATAAGTGAAGATTGAGCTTCATGAGCTGGTGGGTGTTTATCTGGTACACAACAAGTTACACTGTCATGTGGTCGGCCAAAAAATAGGAACCTGTGAGAGTTTGATGAGGACAGCAGTTTGAGCTGCGCTGCTTCTCACAGGAACTTCTGCAATCAAACACAGTCCAGTCCAGTCTGAAACACACTTCATATCTATAGACATAACAAATCCAGAAGGTAAGacctttatttatatttacatttagtcatttagcagatgcttttatccaaaacgacttaaaaCAGGGAAGCAATTAAAACAActtaaggacaacaaaaagcttcagtttcatttttagcTACTTctcaaacatatatttatatattataataacacTTCAACTTAGTAATTGAATAAAATTGGCAAAAAAGTTTACGTTTATACAGGATACCTTTATGTCTTTCTGACTTAGTTGTGTCTAAATACAGTCTACTAAATACAGTTTTAGATGTGTTCTTATAAACTCTCATGTTCAAGTTTACATAACGGGTTCAGCTTTGAGGTGAAAGCTGATCTTCTTTATACACAGATTAAAGgaatttacttaaaagtatattttcataataaacATTAAGAATTTGGTAACATCAACACATTCTTTCTATATGGTCATCTGGACACAATATGAACACGTTAAAAGAATGAGATACGGTGTATATGaacatatttgatgttttaagattataatatttatataatatttcacCTGCACTATTTAATAACTTTTGTGTTTGATCTTTGCTTTTAAAACTTGAGAATTTTAGTCTGATTTAGTCAGTTCTGTAGAAAAAAGCACTTTCAATGTTAAACATCATTTTCTGAATCTAGATTACGACCCGTAACTGAATCTGTATGAGTGCGTCAGGTTGTGTGGTTTGTCTCGACATGATTAAAATCGATGTTATTAGAGGAAGGCAACAATCATCAAACCTGAATTTAATACAACTCACCTCACCAGCTGAATTTAtcacaaatatacacaaaatatgacaCAAATATTTCCATCACAattgacatattttaaatatagcttttattttattattttgtatccATAAGGACACCTTTGCCATGATCTTCTGGAGTGTTTCAGATCTGCACTATGTGTCATTCAGTACAATTTTGTGAGATATTCCTTCTCttcttttaaacacagtttGAACAAATGCGCTACACATTTAAGCCGGATGACTGTATGGTCATCACCATCCCGCTGGGAAGCCTTCGAAATGTTGGAGATGGTCAGCTGATGCCGGAGAAATTCACCTGCGTCTTCAAAGATGCTTACAAAGTTTTTCTCAGAGGACGGCCTAAGGAACTGGGGGTAAAACATCACAAACGTCTTTAGGCTTTAGATACAGCACGGTACAAACATCTGACACCAgtgaaaatgcttttattttacatttgcacATT
This region includes:
- the si:ch211-269k10.4 gene encoding uncharacterized protein si:ch211-269k10.4 — translated: MASAHIEMDVQHHEDSADGRRSDHQPLVKYYRASEPLPGIKPVLHNFLKKGPASCAAVQASSGILSVGIGVVFAASVEMHSIFLTLFRVPIVTGILFIFTGILCNVLYRHPELLKTCFVANIGCLIVSAVGVILLSIDLGTNSSYEIHYKMEVMVLCVTLMDMIIAAVLILLIHREKQNQKH